Within Deltaproteobacteria bacterium, the genomic segment GGTCGCCTCCTCGAATGTCTTCCCTTATATTACCTTAGAAGAATACGAGGGTGATCAATGCGAAGACGGGGAGGAGGACGGTGCACGACCAGGCCATGTAGCCGAGGAACGACGGCATCCGGACCCCCGCCTCCTCCGCGATCGCCTTCACCATGAAGTTGGGGGCGTTGCCGATGTAGGTGTTGGCCCCCATGAAGACGGAGCCGGCGCTGATCGCCCGCAGGACCGGCGGGGAGACCCCCGCCACCAGCCGCTCCCCTCCCAGCCCCTGCGCCAGGCTGAAGAAGGTGAGGTACGTGGGGGCGTTGTCCAGGAAGGAGGAGAGCGCCCCGGACGCCCAGAAGAATTGCGCGGGGGACGTCACGCCCAGCTCGCCGCCGCGGGCCTGCAGGATGAGCAGCGCGGGGATCATGGTGGCGAAGATCCCGGCGAACAGGATGGCCACCTCCGCGATCGGGTGGTACGTGAACTCGTTCTCCTCCCGGATCTTCGCGGGGGTTTTCCAGACGGATACGGCCGCGGCGGCCGCCATCCCGATCTCCCGCCACGGGGTCGGAAGGAAGACCGCCCCGATCACCGCCGCGAGCAGAAGGATGTTGATCTTCCCGTCCACCGACACCGGGACCCTCTCCCCCCCCGCCGGCTCCTCCCGGAGCTCCCCCGTCGCGCCCGCCTCGACCGCCTCGAGCGCACGGGCGCGCCGGTCGACGATGTAGAAGATCCCGATCACCAGGCCGCAGGCGGATAGCCACAGCGGCCAAAGAGCGCGCAGCGGCCACAGGAACGGGACGCCCCGCAGGTACCCGAGGAAGAGCGGCGGGTCGCCGATCGCCGTCAGCGCCCCCCCGACGTTCGCGACGATGAAGATGAAGAAGACCACCACGTGGGCCGCCCGCCGGCGGTGGGCGTTCGCCCGCAGCAGCGGCCGGATCAGGAGCATCGAGGCCCCGGTGGTCCCGAGGACGTTGGCCATCAACGCGCCCGCGCCGAGGGCCGCGCAGTTGATCCCCGGGGTCGCGCGCAGCGTCCCCCGCAGGAGGATCCCTCCCGACACGGTGAAGAGGCTCCCCAGGAGCACGAGGAAGGAGACGTACTCCGTGACGGCGTGGAGCAGCTCGCGCGGGGCGCGGACGAGGAAGAACAGCGCCACCGGCAGGCCGAGCGCCAGGCACACCTTCCCGTAGTGGCGCGCCCAGAAACCGGCCGCGACCAGCG encodes:
- a CDS encoding sodium:proton antiporter; this encodes MAIGLSLPVWSVLPFACLLLAIALFPLVAAGFWARHYGKVCLALGLPVALFFLVRAPRELLHAVTEYVSFLVLLGSLFTVSGGILLRGTLRATPGINCAALGAGALMANVLGTTGASMLLIRPLLRANAHRRRAAHVVVFFIFIVANVGGALTAIGDPPLFLGYLRGVPFLWPLRALWPLWLSACGLVIGIFYIVDRRARALEAVEAGATGELREEPAGGERVPVSVDGKINILLLAAVIGAVFLPTPWREIGMAAAAAVSVWKTPAKIREENEFTYHPIAEVAILFAGIFATMIPALLILQARGGELGVTSPAQFFWASGALSSFLDNAPTYLTFFSLAQGLGGERLVAGVSPPVLRAISAGSVFMGANTYIGNAPNFMVKAIAEEAGVRMPSFLGYMAWSCTVLLPVFALITLVFF